The sequence agcttctgaacagcttcaaacagattgttaggctcccggggtggcaaacgtcagaataaactccaggatcccaagccttgcttttaaatccgcctccgtcttgatctacatgtctccatccgggcggtttaaagagtagaatctcaccatggtgaccaaacgttctctgtgatccatgcaattgagcatgacaccaatctgtgtacttcgaggtaaagcgtggaaccttattgaaccttgtgcaccaactctgagtacgagccatttttctcttactcttaaagccgcaaagagctctaagctggccatctgtttcaagcaaaccatattcaagtgaataagtaaagttataggttaaggattgtacccacttgaagcttgtattaggtggtaatggccttgggataggtgtttccggtggttctgtaagttctactcccttgtgctcttctgtgaattcctcaacttccttgcaaggttctacaattgtatctgtgtcctggtcaaagtcttctatgtctcctcatcacttgagtcatagattggaggttgagagaaatcttcctccgcatcatcttcatattcacttggggaagattcttcgacctcagagaattcacttgcgaatgccagttcattactaagagaatttgacttgtgactatcatcatcaagggaatttgtgtcctgggttattccgtctgattcttcataaacaacttgccttggagattgtacaatatcctccttagcatcaactgtagcgtccttgacggagttctcctcagttctggattcccatggaggttcagcatctcctagatcttcaaccaactcttctttttgaacaatgatagcttcttctacttgttctagtacgaatttattctctgtcttgtccactggagtttctggtatctccttcatgctacgctatTCGTTAgattgttcacatggggctgtggctgatccttgtgtatttgagcgcctagaaacccattgaattattgcttgctccagttgtcgaatggttgtttgaagtttatttactgtttcctttaggcgaacctctgcttctcgggttgccggatttggacatgatacataggaaagtggcagtgattgggagtgattggattggtactggcgTAAGGAAGGattatatggtggcgaatggtgaagagaagcttgtgagtgtgatggttcgaggttatgttgaaaggatggtttatatacacggggtggggcttgttggtagttacaaggttgtccaccatatctttcagctgggtatgcacggtagaatggtctttgtccaggatatctcggagggtgttgctgcctaaagggttgattagatcctcttggctccatccatccttgattggtctgaccttgatgcatattcctgctgtaacttctatttccttcaacaaagttagaaccaaactcaaagcgagaggggtgagaattcatggtagcaaatgaaaaataaaaaggaaaaacagaaataaataaacaagtaaaagaaaaatattacaataaccaataataaggcacacgtaagcaattccccggcaatggcgccattttgacgttaagatttttgccagaaaagaagttcataaaaacagtcgcattgtagatatagtctctaaaccaacaaaaatcccttcgtgcaaacgttttggttgtcacaagtaacaaacccctttaaaattgataaccgagtattttaaacctcgggtcgtcttctcaaggaattccagggaagtatgttcttattattggttatggaggttgtaaagtaaactgaaatacctcaaatactcattaattcaaataataatctgtaacatggaataattcataagccaattgggcaacatttatagatacgaataaaagcattaaagtaaaagtagcatagaaacataaattaaagtaaatactaaacctggatcgagagttactcttaaaaactaagagaagtcctaaatcctaatcctaagagagagaggagagaatctccctctcaaaactaaatctaaatcatggaaagtaataaaaatgcgagctctcttttgaatggatgcatttccccactttatagcctctagtctgtgtgttctatgcctggagttttccttgtggcgcggtcgcgtccgtcacgcgtccgcatcgaatgcgctatgctcaagtcgcccggccgcgtcagtcatgcggccgcatcgctgcttcttcgctcttggcacgcgatcgcgtcgtccatgcgatcgcgtggatgccagtttcttcaaaactccgtttcgcactttccttccatttttgtacgtttccttttccatcctttaagtcattctgtcttagaaaatctgaaactactcaacacactaatcacggcattgaatggaaataaaggtaattaaaataattaattttaaagcttaggaaacatatttttcacgtacatcacataataaggaagggaaagtaaaaccatgcaattaatatgaataagtgggtgaaggattgaataaatcactcaaactaagcacaaaataactcatgaaatatgggtttatcagccaaCCTATCTCACCTCGTCAAAGTCTATGAATTCAAATGTGCGAATTTAGTAAAGTTTAGGGtcaagtacgattttggtccctaaggtaggGGTCCCTAACTTTTTTTTCTTACAAAATCGTTTCTAacgtttaacttaattttaaaatcattattttcaccaaaattttaatttttattaccaaattatccctaattaaaaaatataaaataaaaaaattcaaaaaatcaaaaaaagaagaaaacgggATAAAGGAATCACATTGGGGGAGGGGGATTCAGGGAAGAAGAAGGGGAAGGGAAGGTGGGGAAaggaaggggaaggggaaggaAATCTGCCGCCACCGCTCGCCGCTGCTGCTCGCCATTGCTCCTCGTTGTTCGCGTCTTCGCCACTGGATCTCGCCGCTACTCCTTGCATGTCGCCGTtctgctcctcctcctctctAGGTCGCCgtgctcctcctcctcctcgctaGTTCCTCGCGTCACCgtgctcctcctcctcctcctcatatgTTGCCGCTGATTTGAGAGCCATTGACCGTTGTTCTTCGCCAGTCATCACTTATCATTGCCCGTCGCTGCTCCTCGCCTGTCGCTGCTCCTCGCCCGCCGCTGCTCCTTGCCAGTCACCGCCGCTGTTCCTAGGGTTCCAATTCTGCTTCTGAattgttaatttgttaattttattattgATTCCGCTTCTGTTTCTTTGGTTAATTACATTGTTGATTTGTTGATTTTATTAATTACAttgattctaatttttattttgattttattgctgtTCTGCTTCTGTTTTTTCTGTTTCTTCATTGTTGTTCTGATTCTATTTCTTATAGTTTTGAATAGTTAATTCtaatttattttgatttcatTGTTTTGCTtctgtttcttctatttcttcattgttcttctgATTCTATTTTTTCTGATTCTAAATAGTTGAAATaaattgttatttttttctttctttgtttctgcTTCATTATTGTTCATGATTCTGtaatgatgaagaagaaaaagaaaaagagatccTGCTACGatagagaagagaaagaagaataaaaattgaGTATGTTGGGGAAGAGGGAGAAGGTATTTTAGTCCGAAGGACGGTTTTAAAACTTAGCTGAACCTTAGGCACTATTTTGTAAGCAAAAAAAAGTTAGGGACGACAAAAATTTTGGACCcctaccttagggaccaaaatcgtacttaaccctaaattttattatattggcGGGTTCAAAATCTGAGTTTGCTAGATTCGACGCTCGAACATGTAAAGccaatatattaaataatttcttTCCATAAGTTGTACCGATAGTTATAAAAACTGGATCGGACCGTCTCGTTCGACTAAAAAATCGGTCATCTGGCCAGTCCGGTTGAGCAATCCGATTGGATAAGGTAAAGAACCAGAGAAAACTAGTTTGAACCGTctgatttttatgaaaattgtcGAACCAATGGTTTTGTGTAACCCATCCGATTCGAaactctaattttttttcttaccaAAATAATGTCGTATTGtcgtttgtaaaaaaaaaaaaagaacacctCCTAACCCTAATGTCCTAAACGGCTATCCCAGTCCCAATACCCCCCTCCTCGAAAGCTTTCTTCCACACCTCATTACACCATAATCTCTCTTAACCTCACCTCACCTCATCGTCGGCCATCTCCTCTACTTCATCTCGTTGGCAACGGTGTGTCTCTGACGACGTCGCGTGGCTCCCCTGTGCCATCGCGTTTTTGGCTCGCAAGCAACCTACCTTGTTGCGGCTCCTTGCTCTGCGTCTCTCATCGTCGTCGTCGCGTCTTTTCCGTCACTGATACCTCTCCATTGCCAGAGTCTGCTTCTTCGTGCTCAAACAGGTTGGTGGTCTCCTCCCTTCTGTGTTTGTGAAGTTCTCCATTATCTTTGTTTTTTTCTAGTTATTCAGTTAGATTTAAATTTGATTAAGTGGGTAAGTAACGGATTAATGATATTGAATTGTTAATTGTGAATCTGTTTATGTTATATTGTTAATTATAACTGGATGAATTTGTTGATTCTTAACTGTGTAATATATATAGGGGAACAAAACAAGAAGagtgatgagaaaaataaataagaaactaGAATAAGTTTTAGGAAAAGGATGATCTAAAAAACTTACTATATTGTTTTTGTATTTGATATTATATGACTCTCTCCCATTTTAACAATAAATAATGCACAGAGTCAAAATGATTGACTTACCAGCCTATTCTAACCCCATCCCTTTCCCAAACCTCCCCTTTCCCAAAAATTTTTATGGATCAAATGGATCTACAGAATTTATTTATCTAATGCCAAATATTTAATTAGCTCAATTTTAATCTcatgttttaggattttttttttgtcttctgtTGTATGAGAGTATAATATATGAGGCTTTAGTTGatcattttgaattttgattttttatgtatttttagaTTTACAGAGGATGTATTTGTTATTATATGTTTATTTATGatgtaataatttattttactataatctatTGATTCTAATTAAAACTCCGGTTAAACTAGTTGGTCCTCTGAAATTTGTTGTTTGGCAATCTAAATAGTTTGATGTCCCATCTAATTTTAGGAATTTTggtttacatatttttttattttattgctatTTTATACGATGGATCCAAGATATTTAAATTGCATGACTTGTGATATAATATTACTCCTTAGATATAGTTTAtagattattatttttattgtgttaAATTAAAATACTANNNNNNNNNNNNNNNNNNNNNNNNNNNNNNNNNGATAGGCCATTTAGGTCAACACAACAAATAAAGGACAGAGAAAAACAAAGGTAAAAGGAAGGGGAAGAAAGAAGCAAACCCTAACGAAACCGAAACAGAGATACAAAGATAGAGAGTGTGATCTCTTCAGATTTGTTCTTCTGATTCCGGTTGGGAGTTAGGGAGCTATGGCGGAGCACTTGGCATCGATATTCGGTACGGAGAAGGACAGAGTGAACTGCCCCTTCTACTTCAAGATCGGGGCCTGCAGGCATGGCGACCGCTGCTCCAGGCTTCACACAAAGCCCACCATAAGCCCGACGCTACTCCTCTCCAACATGTACCAGAGGCCCGACATGATTACCCCTCTCCTCCCTCCAAATCCTAACCAGCCCCAGTCTCAGTCCCTTGATCCCGACAAGGTTCAAGACCATTTTGAGGACTTCTACGAGGACCTCTTCGAGGAGCTCAGCAAGTACGGCCAGATTCAGAGCCTCAATATTTGCGACAATCTCGCTGATCACATGGTTCGTTCTCcaactcctcctccttcttctctaTCTGTGCAATTTTTTAGGTTTcgtatttatttattcttttgttTAGGTTGGGAACGTGTATGTTCAGTTCAAAGAGGAGGACCATGCTGCCAATGCCTTAATGAATCTCACTGGGAGGTTTTATTCAGGTATGTGTTCTCTGCATGTCATCAATTTATTGgctatttattattatttcttcGTCATTTCTTGATTTATGTGTTAGGTTTAGNNNNNNNNNNNNNNNNGAGTTCGATTTCAAGTGATGATATTCTTCTTGTCGGTACATGTTGTACTTTTGTGTGCTAATATAATTGTGAGCAAACAATGATGGTCATGAACTCATGATAAGTAgaaatttggaatttttttataaatttgtgCAAGCGAAGTTAATGTTCATATTGGTTTCAGGTAAATAGGTTTGGAGATACCCAACTGGTTTCGCTTGACCTCTCCTTGTGTTTACCTTACTCTGTATTGTAGCCTTCTTTTACTCATGTTGGGAGTCTTGAGCTTTATCTGATGAAATGCATTTTGACCAGGTACCTTGTGATCTGTCACATGGTAGCTCCGTTTCTCCATTCATTCCTTCTTTGTAAGATGATTTTTGAGTGTGGTTAGCAAACCATTTTTGTTGACGACCATTTTTGCCAATGCTGAAATACAAGCCATGCTGTTGTAAAACTCTTCTATACTAACAATACTTGCAAACTAAATTTCATGTTTTAACTACCAGTCCTGTTAAGctggttttttatttttgtttttatttttttcaccacAAGTCTGTGTTTTGCTTCATACGTACAATTACAGAAGCCAGTAATGCTGGTTGCAGACTGAAAATTAGCATATGGCCATATGTAAAATGCAACACTTTGTGAAGTACTATTTATAATGCGTTCAAGTCTTCAATCCTACCCCCAAACAGCAATCACTGTAATTCTGATGAAATTTCTAACTTCAATGATGCTTTCAGGTCGACCCATCATTGTTGACTTCTCTCCTGTTACTGATTTTCGGGAAGCTACTTGTAGGCAGTATGAGGAAAACGTTTGCAATAGAGGTGGCTACTGCAACTTCATGCACCTAAAAAAGATTAGCAGGTTGATTTCTCTGCATAGTGCTATTCATGGTTCTCAAAGATTTTGCATGTATTTATACTTTGTGGCTTTTTATGTCCTATACCCTgctcttctattttctgtttaggtgataaaatctgtttttcttaattttaggGATTTGAGGAAGAAGTTATTTGGAAGAAACAGGAGATGGAATCGTAGTAGAAGTAGAAGCAGAAGCCGAAGTCCTCCTAGGAGTAGAAACTATGATGAGCGTTCACATGGTCGTGGTTCTAGTAGAAGGGATTCTGATAGGTCCCATGGTCACCATGGTAGGAGGCCTAGAAGCCGTAGTCCTCGACGTCGAGGAAGGCGAAGTAGAAGTCCAGCGGGGAGGGATAGGAGTCCAGTCAGAGAAAGTAGTGCAGAAAGAAGGGCTAAAATAGAGCAATGGAACAGGGAGAAGGAGCAGGGAGATTCTGGTAACCAGAACAATGCGAATGGTAATGATTACAAGGAACCTAACGTCCCAAAAAATGGTAATGAATCCGATAATCATCAAACATATCAGCATAATAGTGATTAGGTTCAATATTAAGAGAAACCCTGTAATGTGGAAGTTATCTTAGTCATCTTAATTATCTTTGTTTGCACCTATTGAGTTGTTTTTCGTTGCTAGTGATTTTACCGTTTTATTTGGGTTTTATTCATGTATACAACTTTGTAATATTCATGGAAAAACGGTTGACTTTTATGCTTCAAACGCAATTATCAAGGTAGCTTGGATTGTTTTCTAGGTGgtaaaagaaaggaaatgtttGAATTTATTCTATATGAATATCTACAATATGAGTTAATAGCCAAATAGCCAAAATCTTTCTGAAAGATATCCCGATCTCCATTTTGGTTctcgaaagataaaattaatcgaaATCGTTCCCGAAAGGTACACGATttggtcacgttagtccttccgtcagttggatgatgacatGGTGGGTTGATGCCACGTGttacaagatgattggttgacgtgttagatcagtgacacgtgtcacttgacatgtaaaaaagttatttataatcaaaatagtctttGAAAGtttagacgtaagtcattttcagaCGTAAGTTCAGACGTAAGTTATTTTTtgatattactaattttaatagaaatgtaattaacaaacaaaaaattagtaattgcatcttttcttcttaaaaattttttcactaaaattatctctttcctttaattcttttcaaaatattttttattcttttctattctaaaaattttttcttacattattacattttgttggaatatatatatatactcaaaattgaaatgtatgtatttattaacctaaacaaagttatatgctcaagattaaaatttatgtattaaaagaaaaattatataatctaTCTCAAACATATGAAATATTAAACTACTCTTTCATCTTAACCCATAATAACAATAAAGAAGTCTTGtgacccacaaattcagcccaacagaatacataaattcaatttcaaattgtctttattatcttatcttatctttatcttgtctttagttgttcttattttatctttatttgctcttatctttcataggacaatgctctatatatatttagttttacccttGTAGTTTACAACTcaatacaattcaatcaatcaacaatgaataaaattttttcattttttcttttcctattctttcacaattttatcatgaaacacacaaaaatttatgtattaaaaaaaattatataatctatctcaaacatatgaaacacacaaaaatttattatgatcacataaattttgattttgagcatataactttgtttaggttaataaatacatacatttcaattttgagtatatatatatatatatattccagcaaaatgtgataatgtaagaaaaatgttttagaatagaaaagaataagagattttgagaagaattaaaagaaagaaataaatttattgaaaaactttttaagaagaaaagatacaattactaattttttgtttgtcaattacatttctattaaaattagtagtatcaaaaaatatttcaaattcaatattatcaagaaaaaataaaaaaatatatataaggactaatttgattaatttttaaaattttagagatgaaaatgacttacgtctaaattttcaaggactattttgccacgtgtcactgatctgacattttaaccaatcatcttgtgacacgtaGCATCAATCCACTACGTCATCATGTGCCACGTAGCACTTAACGTGACACATTATTATCCAACTGATCTTTCAAGAACGATTtcaattaattttatcttttaagaACTAAAATAAAGATTGAAGTATTTTTTAGGAACGATTTTAGTTATTAACTCATTCAAATTCAATGCCTCAGTGAATATCCGAACCTTGTGTTGACGACTGTTCTGAAATCCACTATTGCAAAAAATAGGAAGTATACTGCACAGTAACgtggcaataataataatagttgagTAGTTGACACTTGGTCCCTTGGAGTCTTGACGTTCTTTCAAGTTGGGGTAAAATCcgtgtccaaaaaaaaaaaatatatttgggGTAAAATAAAACTGGTTGGGATCGAAGGCATGTTAGATGTTTGATGATGCTTGAGAAGTTTCTCCCTATCCTAAGGCACATCCATCTTATACTTGTAACTTTGTAAGGTCTACTTGCTCAAATTGTTTTCTGAGATGCGTTGAACGGTCATGCTGTAAAATGATtagtaaatattattttttttaatcaatatttagttaataataatatatatttatatttattttcttatattaTTATTTGGAGAAACTTGTTTTACCTTTATTGAAAAGTTAAGAGTGAAACATCTTGGTGCTTTATTATTACTGAGTTCCATCTGTATCTCAATAGTCTCTCTTCACGTAACTTTTAGATAGCGTTTGGTAAGGGATACTAGgactaagattggaatttaataTTGTGTTTGACGGTGAAAGACTGGAATTAAAATTTCAATATTCATCTTGAAAATTTTAGTTTCTttagtattttcaaaaaattggGACACAAACTGAAATTTTTAGGGACAggattgaaactttaataacattttattccTAAAATAATCTCGTTCAAAAAATCATATTCCAAATTTATCCTTCATTCCCAATTCGACCCTCACCTCTCATCCTGCCACCCCTTATCACCGAAGTATAACCACCACACCTTTGCCATCATCAAATTCAACCACAAACAATAATGATATTGTTCCGAGGATTATCTAAAACGTTGATTTGAGTCTTAACGTGAGGTCCAGGTCCCTTAGTATAGCAGCGTCTGACCTCTTCGGCGTCGAGGTGCCGACCtgtaagagactctgatgcttaagttagcaagggctttaagcaggtttttttgtAGATTAGAATGTGAATCATACCAGGGgttgtcagtgtatttatagtagaattgCTAACAACCTTTGTAGGagtaatcttatcttttttgatAGATAAGTGTTCgctttatcttgggagtttgttgAGATCCACCTTCTAGATGAGGTAGATATTTTAGGAAGCAGTTTATCTACTTCGAACAAGTAGGGCTTTTGCCCCTTGGAGTCGGTGTCCGACCTCTTCAAAGAGGTCGAACATATCATGAGGTCCACTTTTATTGGTGTGCCTTTTAGTGTTATTGGGTCTGGCTATTATCTATTGAgacagggtatgaacagtgcccctgcttgagtccgTTCTTTTTAAAGGTTGGGCTCAAGCACTTCGT is a genomic window of Arachis ipaensis cultivar K30076 chromosome B06, Araip1.1, whole genome shotgun sequence containing:
- the LOC107648809 gene encoding splicing factor U2af small subunit B — its product is MAEHLASIFGTEKDRVNCPFYFKIGACRHGDRCSRLHTKPTISPTLLLSNMYQRPDMITPLLPPNPNQPQSQSLDPDKVQDHFEDFYEDLFEELSKYGQIQSLNICDNLADHMVGNVYVQFKEEDHAANALMNLTGRFYSGRPIIVDFSPVTDFREATCRQYEENVCNRGGYCNFMHLKKISRDLRKKLFGRNRRWNRSRSRSRSRSPPRSRNYDERSHGRGSSRRDSDRSHGHHGRRPRSRSPRRRGRRSRSPAGRDRSPVRESSAERRAKIEQWNREKEQGDSGNQNNANGNDYKEPNVPKNGNESDNHQTYQHNSD